Within Paramormyrops kingsleyae isolate MSU_618 chromosome 24, PKINGS_0.4, whole genome shotgun sequence, the genomic segment TGTCTAAAGCTAAAGCACTCCAGCTTGGTAATAGGCGCAAAAGGACAATATTAGTCATGTTGAAAATATCTATGATGAATGGTAgtatggtttaaaaaaaaatataaaaaatccTAAAAGAAGTGTAATTGAATTAGATGTTTTATTGGCTGTTCACCAGAGCTGAAACTGCAGAAGTTACGGCAGGTTTTCACGTGTAACATGACGTACGCAAGCTGTGCAGCTTTACATCATATCCAGGGGACTCTGTGGCATTTTTAAAACAGAAACGGTTGCAGTTTAATGCCAGTAATTGTTCTTTCTGCTTACTTTATTACCTTAAGAGAAGAAATGGATATTAGTAAATGCATAGTTTAAGTGCATATTTAGTTTGATTCAAGATTTTCAAAAGTATTTTAACTGATAAAATGGGAGAGTATAGGTCCTTGAtttcttttatgtattttttttttagcatgcCGAGAGTATGTAGTTCAGTTTGTAGTGTATACAATAATAATGCTGTTGACTGTGCACTATGCAGATTTTACTCTCATGAGTAACACAGTATGTCGCTTCTTTCACAGCTTTCCAAGGATAAGGGAAGGGGCTTTTACCTGGATATATTATGGGGTGTACTTATAGTCCTATGGATATTATTGTGGTTCTAAACTACTGACCAATAAGGTTTGACTGTGTCTCCTTCCTTATAATGATACGGGGTCGTCCAAAGTAATTTGATAAGTATTTCTCTGAGGAAAGCTGGTCTTAATGTTGTCGACTTGAAAATGTTCTTTTACGCATTTTGTAAACAGTAGAATGCTCTATTTTGGACATCGGTTTATGGACGTCAGCCATGGATTCCGTCATTTTATTTCTTCCTCTTAAACTTTGTAATGTCTCTCGACAGATCCAGCTGAGATGTTTTGGCGTGTGCACAAGCAGGCGGGGGTTCGCTTTTGCAAGCCGCGTGAGACATAAACACCATTGTTGGTACATCTTTAACATCTATCATTATGGCACTAGGTTTATCATACATACGTAGTATAACTTGCAGAATCCCCTCCGATCTTTCGCCTGCAGAGATCTGTTATCCATCAATTGTACAGTATACTCAGCTGTTCTTTTCATTGAATTGAATAGAGTAGTTTATATTTTGCTAGAGAAACTGTGGAATTCTGGGAATGCATTTGGCATGGCCCTTTCTGCATGCAGATCAACTTTATATATGTGATATGGTTTCATTATTGGAGTTAATTGCACCCTGTGTGGTGCACACaatagtaatattaaaaacGATCAGTCTCAGTTATGACATAGTTCATGctatttcatatttaaattCAGATGTAGACTTCATGTGAGTTACATTTCTATTGGCCAGACTATTTGAGTAAAACATGCCAACAAGTTTCTTGCATTATAGGAAAAGCCCacattgtattttatttccCAGTAGATTTAATCTATTTTTAATACAATGGTATTCTGGTGATTCAGGTGCCTTAAAATGAGAATTTCAGCTTGATCTCCTCATTCTTCTAACGTCACTTTTGTCACTATCAAGTTGAAGCTAATTTTAGcgcttgagttttttttttgtttttttgtttttaaatgatctgTTTCACTAATGtggttatgtttttattttttaatttttaaaaaaaaactgagtcATGTTTTGTCTAAAGCTGCTCCATGATTTTTCGAGTCTAAAGATGAATGTAGTCTTCCTtcaaaagatttttaaaaatgttgaaATACAGATATGTCCAGTCTAGCAGTGGAAAGGCCTACCCAAAGAATGCTAAAGTTCAAGACTCAAATTATCTGTCTGTATATCTCTGTATGGTTTCCTATTaacttattttttcccccaaattactgtgtttttgtatttaacaGTCTAAATGTTCAGATGTTTGCCTTTGAAGTCTCTACTCCTGTCTTTTCATAGCTTCACATCTATGCTggtcattttaaatgtttttattttcctgttttttttttttctttttccaaatGAGAAACTAGAAAAATGCTCTTCCACgccacaataaataaatactcaTGTTTAATACAGTAAGCAGTAAGAAATTGGGCTATTTTGTGATTatcgtggggggaggggggggggggaaagctgAACTTGTAAAGCAGGGATTATGTCACAGCTGAAATGCTTGCTCCCCTGGTGGAACCTGAAACAATGTGCCTCTTAATGCCACGCTTCTGCCATTACTGTCCCGGTTTAGTTGCAGGAGGAGTGTCATACACAAAAAGCAAACGTTTGTCAGTGGGGGAAGACagacaaacatctgtaaacgaAACATGACACTGCAAAGCGTTTGCATTGTCAAACTGTCAATGTGAACACTTTGTAACTCAgacaaataataatgataataataataataataataataaatctgaGGCCTCCCTATGCTTCCATACCTGAGTGATGGTGAACTGCACCTGAAGGTCACAGGTTCGCAAGACAAATGTTATTCTGCACATACTGGGAGACAAACGGAGTTCAATGCCCTGAATCACCTGCCAGGCATGTACTGAAAGTGCTGTGACCTTGCACAGCATTAACAGAAATCGCATGCTTTAGAATCTGCTGAAGACGGCAGCCATGTTGGTGCCAAACTCTATTCTTGAGTCAAGGCCAAAGCGTTTGATTGATTTTTGAGCCTAAAAATAACTTTATTTCCGAAACCGAGGAGGTCAGTTGGGGGTCCCCGTACCAGTTAGGTATGGGCCCCTTTATCCTACACTGTAGTGTAGACCTATCTACTCTTGCGCCTGGACACATGCAGACCATACAAAGACTACCAGTAACAGAACTCTGTCAGAAGTACCACAATCTCATCCACACGTTGCAATGAACTACATTTCCTTCCAAAGTTAAAATAGTCTAAGTGTCGGAAGTGATACGAAACTTTTTGTTGTTCTTAACGATGCGATATGAGGTAGTTTTGTGGTTTTCAAATACTGCTTAAAAAGCACAAAACTTTCAAATCCATGCTAAACTCGATATGTGAAGTCTCACCTTTTCTAggaagcaaaaaaaatacaacacacTTCATGCACTTGTCGTGATGCTTATTATGTTGTATGGTATACTACTGGAGAACTAGCATGGGATATTTAGATAGCTACTGCTGTGTACGTTCTCCCAAAATGTAATGTTGTGTCACAGTAGGAAGGCTGTATTTCATTGCTAAGTgctataataaatatttttggtGACATATTTAAGCTAATCTGCAGAAGTGTATCCTGCTGAGACTAACCCTAACTCCATCCTAATAGTCATGTTAGTAACTGTAGTTAACATATATGCCTGTTCAAGACAATATCTAAACAGTTGTAATATTTATGTTGTTTAATTGTTGTGCTGGGATTATACTTTTgatgttacattttgttttattttgaggCACGACTGTTGGAGATAGTGAATTACAAGATTTGTATGTGTACTAATGAGAAATAGACTTAGTTCCAGTCTGCTCGTGATACTGTgcctctttttttattattttaattattattatcattatatttCACGGCGTTGTATCAGCCAGGAGTTGATACTACAATTGCTTGTAACTATTATAGTCTAGTTCTGTtattgattttaatattcagaaaTAAACCTTAGAAAATCATACTGGGATCCTGTTTGTACGTATGTTCCGCCGCTTTATATGTACTTGTAGTACttggagtaaaaatgttttcaacAAATTTATTACGgtgaataatttaaaaaactcaGATTTGAGCACCGTCAGGCGACGAGAAGTTACTTGGCGTAATAAATTGCATTAAGTTGCGTTAATACGTGTGATGCGTTAATACGTGTGATGCGTTAAGTTTTTAATATGGATTTGTGATTGACCCATAATAGGCCTAGATTTGTCATAATCGAGTTTTATAGACTTTCGATTAAAAGATCACCCCAACCGTTCAACGCAACAGAATACGGACGAAAAGGTAGATTGGCTAAcagttaattaaatatataaacaacGCCACAGGTcctaaaattattttcatgccGAGTCTCTTTCCATCAGGCCTATACTTAAGTTCGTTTTTATATATTACTATTTGATCATCATTCCAGATATTAGAACGTCCGCTACAGTACGTTTTTAACTATTAAAAAGATCAGGAGCTAAGAAAAGTTTAACTGAGGCTTGACTTtatttttgaaggaagattggcatctgGGCTAAAATGCTCGGGGATATTAGTCATAGGGATAGACGACGGGACGGAAAACTTAAGTTGTTTTAAGTAGATTAACAATAGACTAACTAACAACTTGCCAGCTCATAACAACTACTTTTTACATGGGTCTCCGTCTTGTATAAACCTCACACTCAAAATCATGCGTAGTTCAAGACTATAAATATCAGTAAAGGAAGTCTTCTGCAAGAAAATGACACTACATTGCCAGTGTCGGTGGAcagcacatatacatatatacacacctCCATTGGCTCACCCTGCAGGACGTTTCAGTTCATCATTACCGGTTGCTTTTGAAGTCCTCGTTAGATACTTCGAATCCTACCGAGATTCACTCAAAGGCGTTTGGGCTGCAGACTCGTCGCTCGCCGTACATCCGATATGGCGGCTCCTACAGACCCCAGGGTGCCGTTAATTCGGTCCGATCTGGAGCTAAAAGCGTTTATAAGGGTGAGCGTCAGGACATCGCGGCCATGTCTGGGAGCAAtatctccatttttttttgctttttctgcTGTTACGGGTCATTGGCTGCAGACCCCCCGGCATCGTGAACTGTGCAAGTCATGTTATGTAATTCATGTGCGCTACAAAAAAGCGGAAAAAATCCTTTGTCGCAGTTCCTTAGATCCAATTTCATAATTAACTGCCCATAAAGTACAGATGTATTCTTTCCATATATCAGGATATAAGGAAATTTCCGGAATCTCACGAAGAACTCATGGATCTAAACTCAAAAGTTAAAGAGAAAATCACTGAACTCAGACTACGGATTCAGGTCAGTGGAGCAAATATTTGGTTTGCGGTCCATAATTTGTATTTAAGATTGCGAGTTGGACACATAATATACTTACCAGGCGTCTTATTTTATAGATATAATTTGGGCTCATATGTGGACGAATTTGTTATATAGCCGTACTTAACCTTTTTATTAGGGCCTTTTTGCGATCAGTTCGGCAGTATCACCATCCGATAAGCGTCCATGAAACATTAAATGGCCGTTTGACGCATCCCGGTGCCTCATCGGAATATAACCATTGTTGAAAATACTGAGTGCCGTCATCACAAAATAAATTAGCGTTTAGTTGGAGTTATATGTATCATTATAGGTGTCAGGAATTACAGTGAAGGCAAATGTAAAGTTCACTAAGGCTAATTTGCATTTAACTGTAGGCCTAATTTGTTGAATACGATTTTAACCCCTGACCCGCAGTTAACACTCATGTTTGTTCCGCTTAAGATAGTGTATGCAATTAAACATTAATCGCAACTGATACTTTTAATGATCTTGCTCTTGCATGAAAAAACTGGATTGCTTAATACTCCATGACAATATTTGGCTTTCTTTAGACCCTTAACTGGTTTTTACTTCCTGGCAAAATTCTCCAAAATTGCACTGAAACgataattaaacaaaaagcCTCGTTACTGGAGATGATGCGTTGAGTTTAAGTTAAAAATGCGCTTTTATACGGTGCACTTACCCAGTTACGAAGGTGTGATACTGGTATTGGTTCTCCGTTGATTTCCGTtagaaaaacacattattttgtTCGCATATTGCCCAGTATTTGGAGCGTTCAATGCTTTATCTAATTAATGCAAGGCTCCTAAACCTTGTGACCAGTATAATTctaccagccactttattataATTGTTGATCAGTTGTGGTCACCCCATGGATTCTCAACTAACGTGACAGATTTTCTCGTATTGGTACTGCGTGTACGCGCGTCATATAAATACTAGTGGTCAAACGTATTGAGTTCATGAACTGTTATTTTCAAAACTCCTTTCCACAGGATCTGGAGCAAACGGGTAAGGAGCAAGACAAGGAGTCCGAAAGACTCGCCATGCTCAGTGAGGCGGAAGGCTACCGGAAGCAGCTGCTGAGGTGACGTGGCACTTCGTGGCTTTTCATTGGTCCTCTCACTTGAAAGGTGCTGCTGCTATCCAATGAGAGAAGGTGTTTATGGCCCCTTTAGATTGAGCTGATTGCTATAGCTAGTAATGGAATTTTGTGTCCTCACGTGTTCACGTTAGAATTGCAGATGTAAACAAGGGAGTGAGTGTTTCTCACAGTCCGCTATATCTATTCAGGTCGCTGGTTTGATATTCACACATCCGTTAGTGTAAATGTATACAGGCACATTTTATATTAAGATGTTTTTGTCCAACGTTCCTTAAGACTTTGCCTTCTGTTTGCTGatttaaatatgtaaattaaCCCTTCTAACATTTTCTAGGCAGCTTACATGCCCAGGCAGTACACTGGAGGGCATTGTAACCCACGCACATTCATTTACTCTACTACACACTAAGGGCAATTGAGAGTCATCCATTTACTGTTCATTGCAATCGCATCATCAGAGGTTTGCCAACTGGTTTGGAACCGAACTGGACATCACCACTGCCAGAACGCCCAGGCTGCCTAATTACGCCGCCATATAACTAATTCAGATCCATTTCAAACTTGTTAAAACACAAGTAACAACTGATTTCCATTCATATTAATCGGATCAGTTACACCACAAAAAATAAGGATATAGTATGTTCCAAGGATCTGTATGTGCATTAAATGCGTAATGCAGTATTATTTAAATGATATGCTCGATACAAAATAAgattaagatttttttatttggcTTTTGTACATAAGTACACGGGGAATGTTGTCGCCAGACATGTAACAGAGCTACAATAAAACAAAGGCATTCACAAAACGTGAAAATCGATGTTTAACTAGGAATTGCAGAAGTACAATatgaaatatgtaaaataaatttaaaaaatggctgaataaagtacaaatatatgaaataaaaggAATGGCTAGAGTAGACAATGAGTAAAGTGCAGTGTATGAACATTAATCCAGAACTGTATTAAGTTCATGTGCATCTCGTGAGTAAGCTTACGGTCTGCTGCGTGTAAGATCCTGTCTTTGGTGCATTTATTATTTGCAAAGGGTGCTTGCAGGGACAAACTCTGTGGTCTGTCCTCGGATCCAGAGCCCCTGAGATGGGATACCTGTGGATTAGCCCAGTTCTCGGAAACGGAGTGAGCGCGTCAGGGTCGGAGTGTGGCAGGACGCTGCGTTCACTCGTTCTGTCTTTCATTTCTTCGCAGAGACCAGACGACGTGGAGAAAAGCCAACCTGGCGTGCAGGATGGCCATCGACAGGCGGCAGCAGGAGGAGCTGTTCCGCGGTTCCGACGTCCCGCTGCGGCTGAGGTACCTGCGACTGCATGTCCGATTGGTTCCGGAAAGTTCCCACTCTGCGTTCTGTGTGTTTTCACTTTTCTGCCTCCTTTGCTGTAGTGTTACTAGGGGCTAGAGTGCCCGGCGAGGTTAGAACCTAGAGGTGCCCGGTGTGGGAGGGGTTAGTGTTTGTGTAGCACGAGTAAGAGGAGGGTTCAGGTCCCTTTGTTGTCGATGGCAACCAGGGATTGCTCCCCCAAATACTCTGGGGCTCGAGTCCCTCAGATGACACTAGGTTTGGGTCCCACTGTGGCAGGGGTTCGTGTTCCCTTGCACGAGGACCAGAGAGGATGGTGTCAGACCGGGGAAGGTTATCTAAAGTCCCCTACCGAGAATGTGGGTGGTTCAGCTCCTGCATTTCTTGTGactttgtttaaatatttatgaaaaatgatttttttttcctgtgcatATTGTTATGCTTATTTTTaaatccccttttttgaaatgCCTGTGAAGCACTTTTTAAACCTTGTAGTTAAAACAGTGCTACATAAACAAAccttgattgattgattgattgattgattgagtgAATGATACTGTTCCCTGTCATACTTTGTTAAAATGTTGTTGTAAAGAGCTATGGGAAGGGGGTAGATGCTCATTGGGTAGCACTGTGGCCTTGCGGCTTACCGTGAGGTTGCGGGGTCGATTCCCTGCGCTGTCATGGGTTCCCTCTTGGAAATCCATTTGGACATGCTGGGCTACGTTTCTCAAAAGCATGGTAGCTAACAGTATTAGCGACTTACAGTGTACACCAAAACTAGGTACATTCCTGGCCAGTATCACTGAAATggtaagaaaatacaaatcccctgaatttaatacatttttatttatttatagccaAAGCCCAATAAGGATAAAACCAATTAATTTGAGACATAATTATTTGACTAATTAAATAAGGAAAGGTCCCTATTTAAGAACCCACAACAATAAACATCGGTACACCCTAAATCAGTGACATTCcattctcattttttttttccacattttcttttttctctgcCTTTATTTTTGATGACTCACTTGTACC encodes:
- the bnip1b gene encoding vesicle transport protein SEC20 isoform X2, coding for MAAPTDPRVPLIRSDLELKAFIRDIRKFPESHEELMDLNSKVKEKITELRLRIQDLEQTGKEQDKESERLAMLSEAEGYRKQLLRDQTTWRKANLACRMAIDRRQQEELFRGSDVPLRLRKMTKASVAQTAGHMTECLMSVTRMMSQQVKMSEETIGTLENRHWSSGGHLTCRSLEETPCWFESDFTLTPWRRGLGNESSAP
- the bnip1b gene encoding vesicle transport protein SEC20 isoform X1; translated protein: MAAPTDPRVPLIRSDLELKAFIRDIRKFPESHEELMDLNSKVKEKITELRLRIQDLEQTGKEQDKESERLAMLSEAEGYRKQLLRDQTTWRKANLACRMAIDRRQQEELFRGSDVPLRLRKMTKASVAQTAGHMTECLMSVTRMMSQQVKMSEETIGTLATSSRILTETNEEFKSVTGALHLVTNLLTRCSQQDLIDGLQILLALLLFLATVLYILKKRLTPLS